A window of the Ostrea edulis chromosome 1, xbOstEdul1.1, whole genome shotgun sequence genome harbors these coding sequences:
- the LOC125672633 gene encoding uncharacterized protein LOC125672633, which yields MYSVNGRKFMEGPIYGETINELLGPDTIEILREAGVSSCRSVFNVDVLKEKLSKGVAEVFNDDIFRPNVSQKRMAKSTREQMTCETPSNNTSEAVMRNKRTKKVSVF from the exons ATGTATTCCGTCAACGGGAGAAAATTCATGGAGGGTCCTATTTACGGAGAAACTATCAACGAGTTGTTGGGACCAGACACAATTGAAATACTTCGAGAGGCAGGAGTTTCG AGTTGTAGATCAGTGTTCAATGTCGATGTTTTAAAGGAGAAACTTAGCAAAGGGGTTGCTGAAGTTTTTAATGATGATATATTCCGTCCAAATG TGTCTCAGAAAAGAATGGCCAAATCAACTCGGGAGCAAATGACTTGCGAGACACCATCTAACAATACAAGTGAAGCAGTTATGAGGAACAAAAGGACTAAAAAAGTCTCTGTTTTCTGA